CCGGCGCAGCGCCGGGTCCGCCGGCGGCGTGGCGTCCTCGCTGATCCCGACGAGCTCGGCGAGCGGGTCGTCGTCGGCCGTCCGACCGTCGTCCAGCATGTCGTGGACGTCGTCCAGCAGGCGGCCCACGAGGTCGCGCTCGGCGCGCTCGAGGCGGCCCTCGACCCCGTGCCGGGTGCGGCGGAACCGGCCCGCCATCAGGCGGGGGACCTGTCCTGGGAGTAGGTGGCCCACAGGCCGAAGCCGTGCATGGCCTCGGTGTCCCGTTCCATCTCCTCGCGAGTGCCGGTGGACACGACGGCGCGGCCCTTCTCGTGGACGTCGAGCATCAGCCGTTCCGCGGTGGCCCGGTCGTAGCCGAAGTACGTCTGG
This DNA window, taken from Kineosporiaceae bacterium SCSIO 59966, encodes the following:
- the clpS gene encoding ATP-dependent Clp protease adapter ClpS, with protein sequence MGVAPVELDEPRSQETVSPDVPWVTIVWNDPVNLMSYVTYVFQTYFGYDRATAERLMLDVHEKGRAVVSTGTREEMERDTEAMHGFGLWATYSQDRSPA